The genomic stretch AAGCATTGGAGAGATGAGCATACCCTTTGACTGTGGTCAAGACCTGTTGTTTAGAAGCTTCCGCCATGTTGTCTGACGAGCGCTTTTGCTGCGTGCGACAACGagaaagaggaagaggaagagaaagGGCACCATAAATAGTAGGTGGGGGGTAGAGCGGCAGGAGTTTTTCCGGGGCGCTGCACGCCAAGACGATAGCGTGGAGAGGGTGAAAGAAGAACCAAGGAAAGGGATAGATTCATTATCAGTTCAAGAAAACAAGGCTATATTACAACTAGGTAGTGTACTTCCTAATATATTATTAGACCTGAATCACTTAAAATGTATAGCTATCAACATAACTATATAAAATAATAAGCTTtgtgtcggcatacacacggtgtgtcgcctaataaggcccaatgtaccgcctcgatcctacttcggcccaactcggacccaacgctatgtataccttcgtagcccccacattcgtagaatcatcatacaccagaataccaatacacaagattaccttagctactgttattcaccgtacgatcgtacaaggccttccaacactgatcagtgattgcacggcagtcacagacagttaggttaagaagagatagattctttaccccgcgcgttccctagattgcctatatcagcaaggcggagttatctatgctaagctcactgttagctatatcaggcgtcgttcgtggctagcgaccgaccgtcagactccgcaacaatcaatcggatcggcatgattgattcctatctaggttaaaggctgcctaatgaagtaattctttaacctatataggaatcaatcatgtcaatcgattgattgttgcggagtctgccgaccgttacagccgtatcagaagcgttccaagacgccgtctatacacgcgccaaccgaccggttgagatttgacccgtgtacaacccacgaccaccgacgcatctctagcgaacgcagctagcgcaacaagcgtcaacaagaacacaatagcaggagagagaacatcatcggaaagagcaccggtagccaggacaccggcagtaggaatggcgagcagtagtagaagagtggtacccacactagaggcgctactagggaccacaaacataaaaccaagagaatggcatcacatcgatccagagatttgggaggacaacgttgaagctccagacgatgaggtagggattactacagcaacaacgtacattgcgcgtgcgattgcggactatacagatcgaccaacagcagatgaagaactcttttgggagttccgtcaggactttgaaggatggacagaggcaatgttcctacgtgcccagccaatatacacaaaggaactaaagcggatcctccgctttaagggagtgtatactggccgtattaatatggcacctagtgagtctctagctaggttattacgcatggaggagtacctagaatggcctcaggacgtattccagtcggctgtgtttgacacacgatcagctgcgcacatgttgcaagagcgggcactacggcaacaacgcagtgaaggatcagtacagtccacagacaggagattatcaagccaggcccagagccgaacccaaacgcctgtaaggacaagaggccgagacgtagacagtcggcaaacccgcgatcaagaccagacccacgcccgtgtgcaaggacgacaggagaccgttgaggaagaacaacagattcaggaccagctagcaaaaacgattgagaaagcccaaaaccaaccaatccgaagccagcctgtagagacaactgaatccgcaccgcagccagcctatcagcgcgtccaaagtcagcaacctcccctcacctacaacaacttcgaccgattccgcgagtatacaccagcatacccgcaacgtccgaagggactgagcgttcccccaattgtgccctctggtgaaacagacccgtacaaggcagttccaccaatcgagtttggcaatgagaaactggatcctaagacgatcaatgtcttcgtgaaaatgtgggaccgagacaaaaagtatacgggaaagccgtacgacctcctagacgataaattgaagatcttctacagcatctgttatcacgcagacatcgagccagggcagttccatgcagtctttccacggattctcgacggccgcgcagaggagtattacctccacttcgtcgatcagcggatggatacgttcttgactgcctacacaaagctcaagaaccacttcgacacagacgtcaaccacggccattactacgcggactggacgacgacatcgtttgtcaaagtccgcagggagaaccccgaaaagaacctccacgaggtccttgacatcatgctggacaagctccaattgtgtcaaagagcacttggacagcagtacatgggagaatacgcgctccgaacgactgtaatcacagcatgccgaggcgtgaaggagctcgagatggcactctacaagccgtctctagaatgcgaggttctgtttggagatctgcgatcgtcaatcgaaaactcactcgccatgaccgtctccgtcaacttcactgaggcggatacggatagccagtactacttggatcgtcggtacaacaacaacagctctggaagattgcgagggaattacaaccctcgcggtggacgcagcggattcacccgcggacgcggtgggcttcagcaccgctctggagtcaacacacaaatcgacaagaaatgttacgtctgcggcaagacaggctgttggtccacaaaccacacgcttgaagaaagaaaacgctcaaaagcgcagtacatcacacactgcgcgattacgggagagcaaatggagtttagcacatttctcgtcgcgtacgagggggaagaagtcgaccagttcttcctagaggagcaagacgaagatgatgaggaccaaagattggcagttaagtacctcacagatcaggcctttttgcaccacgtgactggagaagacgtctacaggtgcaaggagcctattacgcccgcaacgcagttccttatcgaggatcgatactcgcgaatcacgtaccaaggcattcttcctgacactggtgcctcaaatgtatcgacagccggaaaggagcagttctgggcgctccaaactgaggaccccaccgtaactctagatacgtctactgctggaaacgcatctgtgcaatttggcaaaggaagcgtcactacttcgattggaaccgcacatgtatcgacacagattggaaagatcaaatttgaggtcttgaacgcacccaccccgtttctcctctgtctgaaagacatggaccggctccacgtgtacttcaacaatactacggaccagctggtacaaggaaaagctacctttccagtgattcgcaaatggggacacccgtggttccacctaagcaaggcagagcgcgcgcgcgtattccttacggagactgagctccgacgcttacaccggaggttcgggcatccagccgtcgaacggctgatacgattgctcaaacgcgcaggacacgaggacgtggatgaacggctgctccgagagatccaaacgttctgccatcactgccaagcgcatgatccagcgccgcgccgattcaagtttaggctgaaagatgatcgggaattcaacttcgagatcctcgtagatgtgatgtatctgagtgggaaaccagtgcttcacgtgatcgattcggctacaacattcaacggcgcgcgatttctaccgtctatgagcgcgaaagacacctgggaagcactccgcctgctctggattgatacataccaagggccgccagatatcgtcacccacgacgccggcaccaacttcgcgtcagtcgaattcagatcagaggcgaagatcatgggaatcacatgtaaacaagtgccaaccgaggcccattggtctatcggcaaggtagaaagataccacgcaccgctcagacgcgtgtacgagatcctgaggacagagcttgacactggcaccagcgacgccgcagtgttgcagatggcagtcaaggccgtcaacgacaccgcaggcccagacgggctcgtacccacgctgctcgtcttcggtgcatacccccggatatccatggattcaccaccatctccctcgataacccatcgcgcggaggcaatccagaaagcgatgagggcgctgcggaaggcctcagcggaacatgcggtgagcaacgcacttggtaccaggaatgggcctactacagacggggtactgtcactgcctcttcagagtgaggtgatggtatggcgcgagaagaatggatggcaagggccgtatagagtcatcgatatgaaggaccacgatgttactgtagacatgatcaacggcccaacgacgttccgatccactgtcgtaaaaccgtactatcgcgatctgactacagcgatagacggcgcagatcaaggcacaggtggatctccgaccacagacgaagcgattgctgatgaaccgccactaccggtaccaccggcggaagccaaccaagcggctcagccgcgcaagcggggccgcccacctggatcaaagaacaagcccaaggtgcagtacctgtcgaagaaggaggaggacgattacgccctggccgtcaagctacgcaatgacggcgtgattaacgtcccgggcgctccattcgaagcatccgatcagaaggagatcgacgacctcgtcggccgtggagtattcagttttgagctgtttgatccaactctacacggcgggtatcgtatcttcaaatcgcgcatggtccgcgaagtcaaaggcaagaccatggtcccgtacgagaaatcacgcctcgttgttcaaggttacaatgacgagggcaaacacgagatcctgacgcagtcgccaaccatccaacgagccagccagcgcctgattctagccctagcgcctgcattactcgatgagggcatggttgtggaactacgagatatcacgcaagcgtacccacaggcacaaacagagctattccgcacggttttagcgcacctcccaaaggagcttataacaaagtatcccaagggaacaattattcgcgtaatcaagccactctatggaatcgcggaagcaggagtccactggtttgctacgtaccaaggacaccactgcaaggagctcgacatggctacatcaacgtatgacccgtgcctcctgatcacgaacgggagacgggaagcgtttggaatagtgggcctgcagacagacgatactctcgcgattgggacgcctgcattctctggtgcagaagacgctgcgctccagaaagccaattttcgagctaagcccaaggagagactgtccaaagaagtatcactcgagttcaacggatgtactctaacgttgcgcggagacacgattctacttacgcagaagggacaaggtgccaagatcgaaatcattgatccgaaggcagcaaaccgagcacagaagtacatggagcagcgcgcgcgtggcgcgtacattgcgtcgatatgccaacctgaagcatcgttcgatctttccgcggctgcgcaaatacaacaacctaaggacacagaatacgtgaagcttaaccgccggctgcagtggcaatctgagagcatacaacgaggcctgcgatacgtccctctcgacctcgctacagcaaagctggtagtgttcacagacggatccttcgcgaacaaccaagaccttagctcacagctagggtacctacttatccttgcgaatgagtcgagtcgacaagacagcacgtttgatattcgtggtaacgtaatccattggagttcgaccaaatgcaaacgcgttacccggagcgttcttgcctcagaaacgtacggcatggttagcggtgtcgacatcgctatcgctatcctaacaaccctcaagataattacaggacgcctaggtctaccaccgatcccacttattgtgtgtacggattcatactccttgtatgaatgcctcgtcaaactcggaacaactgctgagaagcgactgatgatcgacatcatggcgcttcggcagtcatacgagcgtcgcgagatcactgagatccgctggatcaacggagaggacaaccccgcggacgcattcacgaaagcaacaccaaatcgcgcgttagaacgtttcatcgaaagcaacaagctgtcaatccgagtagagggatctgtgcagcgacctacggagtaggcacatatgcctatttggaatccctctcattgtgccctttttagaagacccgtttttccttacatcagtcgttacaataagaaaagattgccagtgtcggcatacacacggtgtgtcgcctaataaggcccaatgtaccgcctcgatcctacttcggcccaactcggacccaacgctatgtataccttcgtagcccccacattcgtagaatcatcagacaccagaataccaatacacaagattaccttagctactgttattcaccgtacgatcgtacaaggccttccaacagtGTAACACCGGCACAAAGATTTTTCCGGTAAACGTAGCAAACTTTTCACCTGTTTCTCGACTACGACTTGCATTGATCATTTCATACGCGTTTGACAACACCCACGTGCAATCATGGCACAAGCTATGCAGCGCACCGAATTGATGGAGAGGCAAGTCGATGAGATTACCTGCGACACGATTGAATGAGCTGACCATATCTCTAGCTTCCTCACTTCAGGCGATTACTCAGATCTTGTCATAAAATGCGGGAATGAAACTTTCAACGTCCATAAGGTCATTGTGTGTACGCAAGTCGAATTTTTCGCCCGCGCGATAAAGTTCGGTGGCAAAGTATGACGAATCTTTCATGAACTATATGAAGCTATCCTAAATCGAAACAGGAGACACAAGAGAATGTTATCGACCTTCCGGACGACGATCCCTAGGTGATCCATTTTCTCGTTCGATACCTGTACATGGGCCAGTACGACAACCAACTGTCAGATCCTCCAAGTTCTACGCCTGATGCACCACTCAAGCACCCGAAGCTTGCCATGGTATTCAGCGATATCCACAACGAAAATCTTGACCGCAAGTACACGTACGAATTTCCGCACACCTGCGAGCGAGATCACACGGGTAATTGTGCGACGATTTTGCTGTGCCCACACCACCTTTGCGACTACCACTGCAGAAATGACTGCCAAGGGTTTATCTGCAATCTTTGTTACATCCCGGAACCTGTTGCGCTAAACTGTCTCATTCACTCCAAAATGCATACGATCGCCGACAAGTATGACGTCGTTGGTCTGAAAGAGCTTTCACGAAAGCTCTTCACGCTCTCGTGCAAAGCTATTTGGAACGATGATGCCTTTCTCAGCGCTATCAGCCATGCATTTTCCACAACATTCTGTGAAGATCTAGGCCTTAGAGATCCTATTATGGAGGTCATCTCTAAACATATGGAGCTTATGCATAAGCCGGAAATGCAGGCCTTGATGCTGGAGCACGGAGATCTTGCGATTGGTGTCTTGCTTAAGAACACGGAATAGTTTGCACCAAAGGccgaggaagaggagaaaactgggggggggggggggaggAGGGGGAGGAATAAGAGTAGGAGGAGGATACAGCAAGTTGTATCGCAGTGCATGGCTTTCCGGCATGATCTCGCTCAAGTACTAGCCTTGACACAGAAGAGTGACGATGGAGGAATACAAAACGGCTTTGGCGAAGAGTGAATTGCAGGAGACTGGCAGCCTATGATGTTCCAAATGAAATGAGATAATATCCCACATTGTCCTTTCGCATTGTGAGTTTGTAGTCTCGGTGACAGAACCCCCGTCGAAGTGAGCCTTCTCAACTGCGCAGCGTGTCCTATGTGTTCAAATGCAGCAATGGATAGTTATATAAAAGTTGGCTTCCAGGTAAAGTTCTACGTTGGGGAAGGTGGAAACCAATGGGCCTGCACCACATGCAAGAGCAGCCTAGTCCGCTTCCACGCCACCTTGTGGCACCATGCCAAGCCAAACACCTCGAAAGTATCACGACACAGAATTTTGCTAGGAGGATCACATCCATTCTCATGAAAGTTATATGCGTCATACGACCTTGGAAAACCCGTGAACTGGAGATCTTGGTTGCATGAGCCACGTAATTCTTCAGTGAGTAACTTCAATGTTCCAAGGCTAAGTAGACTGCTTCTCAATCACCATAAGCTACCCCGCAGTAGTTATCCCCGTATGTGAAGCTAATTCATTTTTGAACTCTAGTAGTTGAGACTGTCGTTTCCCAATCGCGAATAAGCTAAGCTGCTTGTCTTGTACAACTGGCGCTAATCAAACTCGGGGTACATTTCGCTGCCTTCTTCTACGTCGTCGCGTAGCGACATCAGCATCCGGCCTGATTTGAAAGTCCTCGTGGAAGTGATATCACCCTCGCTTTGTCCCCCGACCCACGGAGACTCGGAGTAGCCAGTAACTACCGGTACCGCCCCGTCGTGAGAATAGTCGTCGCATGCTTCTCTACCACACTACCAGATACAGATATTCCACCCGACCGCCAAAATGGCTGAAGCTGCACGCGAACAGCTCCTCGCGAGTTTGAAAGGGTAAGAGTCATTCATGGCTTTGCGCTGAAGAGCAGTTGGCTAATGGAATCTAGCTTGCTCGCTTCAGGTGCGCATTCCGATTTTACTATAACCTGCGGTTCGGACTCGCACAAGGTTCACAAGAACATTGTTTGCTGGCGTGCGGACTTCTTTGCTCGGGCTATCAAGTTTGGGGGCAAGGTAAGCACTTATAACTAGCTTCGCGCGGGCACAGACTAATCTGGATCCTTAAAGGAAACCCAGGGAAGCAATGTCGATTTACCTGAAGATGAGCCAGCCATCGTCAAGCTCTTACTCCAATACATTTACGAAGGCGAATACGATCCTTTTCTTTTGGACAAGGATACAGATCTTGCTGCTGCTTTATACTCTCCGTCAATGTCTCCTACATGGGGCAAGACACAGAGACGAAAGGAAAAGCTGATCGTGGAGCGAAATCTACGTGCAGAGCAACTTGCAGGGCTCCATACCGCGCCAACAGACTCTTCCACTCCTACAACTGGTTCCGAGCAGTTACTCACTCATGCCAAGATGTACGAGATCGCCGAAAAGTACGATGTCGTGGGCTTAAAAGACCTTGTTAAGGAGAAGTACGACAGGGCATGCTCAAAGTATTGGAACGCGCCTTCTTTTGCCGCCTCGGCGTATCACGTTTTCTCAACCACGCTAGAGCACGACAAAGGCCTGCGCGACATCGTGTTCAAGACTATCGCCACACACATGCAAACACTCGTTAAGAAGCCGGAGGTCGAAACCTTGCTCACTGAATTCAACGGGCTGGCATTTGGTTTGCTCAAGATGAAAATTGACGAGGGTTGGAATTGATTCATTGTTCGGATGTTTGAGCGCCGTAAGGAGGG from Pyrenophora tritici-repentis strain M4 chromosome 1, whole genome shotgun sequence encodes the following:
- a CDS encoding BTB domain containing protein; this translates as MAEAAREQLLASLKGLLASGAHSDFTITCGSDSHKVHKNIVCWRADFFARAIKFGGKETQGSNVDLPEDEPAIVKLLLQYIYEGEYDPFLLDKDTDLAAALYSPSMSPTWGKTQRRKEKLIVERNLRAEQLAGLHTAPTDSSTPTTGSEQLLTHAKMYEIAEKYDVVGLKDLVKEKYDRACSKYWNAPSFAASAYHVFSTTLEHDKGLRDIVFKTIATHMQTLVKKPEVETLLTEFNGLAFGLLKMKIDEGWN